In Dehalococcoidia bacterium, the DNA window GTTCCAAGTATTCGCGTGCGTTTAGGCCGGGAATCCGCGCGCCGGCGCGCCGCCCAATACCGGCTAGGTTAGGGCCAACTCCCGCGCGCCCATTCGGATCAAGCGTGTGGCAGGTCGCGCATGGCACGCCGCCGGCCAGCGGCGCTCGGCCAGAAAAGAGGTCGGCGCCGCTGATCCGCGCGATTGCCGAAGGAGTTGGCAATGGCGTGGCCGGTTGCTGCGAGGCGCAAACGGCCACCACGCCGGCAAGCATCACTCCGGCGAGCAACGGCGCTAACCACGCCGGTAATCTCACCATCGCGACCTCCCGTGTCGTAAGGCCATAGCGGCGCTATGGCCTTACTATGTTCCGATCACGCCACTGTCGAAGCGTTGCACCGTGATTACGCTGGGCCGCGGCAAACCTTGCCGGTCGGGCCACGTGCTGATCGGGTTCTCGAAGGTGCCACCCTCACCGGGATGTTGGATGGCGAGGAAGAG includes these proteins:
- a CDS encoding DUF839 domain-containing protein — protein: FAVPVSGSQRGHLQQFFSSVAGSEVCGPEFTPDNRTLFLAIQHPGEGGTFENPISTWPDRQGLPRPSVITVQRFDSGVIGT